One stretch of Streptomyces sp. 135 DNA includes these proteins:
- a CDS encoding anthranilate synthase family protein, translating into MSGVPSADLLGHVLSAVPGAFALLHRPKTAGHGVVDVLTGEVSAHATLDALPLPPAARRTGTAHHEVLAVVPFRQVAERGFDCADDGTPLLALTVRDQATVPLADVLARVPDHGIRMSGGHFDVSDDDYADIVSRVIADEIGTGQGANFVIKRSFVAEIADYGVPSALALFRRLLARESAAYWTFVIHTGERTFVGASPERHVSLRDGTAVMNPISGTYRYPAGGPTLSGVLDFLADRKEADELYMVVDEELKMMSRVCSDHVRVVGPYLKEMSRLAHTEYLIEGRTTRAPQDILRETLFAPTVTGSPLESACRVIARYEPVGRGYYSGVAALIGRDEHGARTLDSAILIRTADIDRAGHLSIGVGATLVRHSDPVSEAAETRAKAAGLVAALRDEAPTRFQDDPRVRSALRRRNDPLGGFWLTGRREQAARGDRLAGRRVLVVDAEDTFTSMIETQLRSLGLTVAVRRFDEPYAFGDHDLVVMGPGPGDPRASGDPKIAHLDGAIRELLDTGRPFLAVCLSHQVLSRALGLDLVRRDEPNQGVQREIDLFGRREHVGFYNTYAARSTRDVIDGPYGARVEVSRDRHTGEVHALRSPRFASMQFHAESVLTRHGPHIVATLLSGLTPFAAPERAAAPVPVTVAAGGGTEQGSVRT; encoded by the coding sequence ATGAGCGGCGTCCCGTCCGCCGACCTGCTCGGGCACGTGCTGTCGGCCGTGCCCGGAGCCTTCGCCCTGCTGCACCGCCCCAAGACGGCGGGGCACGGCGTCGTGGACGTCCTGACGGGCGAGGTGTCCGCACACGCCACCCTGGACGCGCTGCCCCTGCCGCCGGCCGCGCGGAGGACCGGCACCGCTCACCACGAGGTGCTGGCCGTCGTGCCCTTCCGGCAGGTCGCGGAGCGCGGCTTCGACTGCGCCGACGACGGGACGCCGCTGCTCGCGCTGACGGTGCGCGACCAGGCGACGGTGCCGCTCGCGGACGTCCTGGCCCGCGTGCCGGACCACGGGATCCGGATGAGCGGCGGGCACTTCGACGTGTCCGACGACGACTACGCCGACATCGTGAGCCGCGTGATCGCGGACGAGATCGGCACCGGGCAGGGCGCGAACTTCGTCATCAAGCGTTCCTTCGTCGCCGAGATCGCCGACTACGGCGTACCCAGCGCGCTGGCCCTGTTCCGGCGGCTCCTGGCACGGGAGTCGGCGGCGTACTGGACCTTCGTGATCCACACCGGTGAGCGGACCTTCGTCGGCGCCTCGCCGGAGCGGCACGTGAGCCTGCGCGACGGCACCGCCGTGATGAACCCGATCAGCGGCACCTACCGCTATCCGGCCGGCGGCCCGACCCTCTCCGGCGTCCTGGACTTCCTCGCCGACCGCAAGGAGGCCGACGAGCTGTACATGGTCGTGGACGAGGAGCTCAAGATGATGAGCCGGGTCTGCTCCGACCACGTGCGCGTCGTGGGGCCCTACCTGAAGGAGATGTCCCGGCTCGCCCACACCGAGTACCTCATCGAGGGCCGCACGACCCGCGCGCCGCAGGACATCCTCCGCGAGACGCTGTTCGCCCCGACCGTCACCGGCAGCCCGCTGGAGAGCGCCTGCCGCGTCATCGCCAGGTACGAGCCGGTCGGCCGCGGCTACTACAGCGGCGTCGCCGCGCTCATCGGCAGGGACGAGCACGGCGCGCGGACCCTCGACTCGGCCATCCTGATCCGTACCGCCGACATCGACCGCGCCGGGCACCTCTCGATCGGCGTCGGCGCCACCCTCGTACGCCACTCCGATCCGGTGTCCGAAGCGGCCGAGACACGTGCCAAGGCGGCCGGTCTCGTCGCCGCGCTGCGGGACGAGGCACCGACCCGCTTCCAGGACGATCCGCGGGTCCGCTCGGCGCTGCGCCGGCGCAACGACCCGCTCGGCGGGTTCTGGCTGACGGGGCGGCGGGAGCAGGCGGCGCGCGGCGACCGGCTCGCCGGGCGGCGGGTCCTGGTCGTCGACGCCGAGGACACCTTCACGTCGATGATCGAGACGCAGTTGCGGTCGCTCGGCCTGACGGTGGCGGTACGGCGCTTCGACGAGCCGTACGCCTTCGGTGACCACGACCTCGTCGTCATGGGCCCGGGCCCCGGTGATCCGCGCGCGTCGGGTGACCCGAAGATCGCCCACCTGGACGGCGCGATCCGTGAACTCCTCGACACCGGACGGCCGTTCCTCGCGGTCTGCCTCAGCCACCAGGTGCTCAGCCGCGCGCTCGGCCTCGACCTGGTCCGCAGGGACGAGCCCAACCAGGGAGTCCAGCGGGAGATCGACCTCTTCGGCCGCCGCGAGCACGTCGGCTTCTACAACACCTACGCGGCGCGCAGCACGCGCGATGTCATCGACGGGCCGTACGGGGCCCGGGTCGAGGTCAGCCGCGACCGGCACACCGGCGAGGTGCACGCCCTGCGCTCACCGCGCTTCGCGTCGATGCAGTTCCACGCGGAATCCGTGCTCACCCGGCACGGCCCGCACATCGTCGCCACCCTGCTGTCCGGCCTCACGCCGTTCGCCGCGCCGGAGCGCGCCGCCGCCCCCGTACCCGTGACCGTCGCAGCGGGCGGCGGCACCGAGCAAGGATCTGTAAGGACATGA
- a CDS encoding isochorismatase family protein → MPGIPPIAPYPMPTSGDLPARIPRWTVDPDRAVLLVHDMQRYFLRPLPDALRADLVRNTAALREHCARTGIPVAYTAQPGGMTPEERGLLNDFWGPGMHVDPADREVVEPLTPADGDWVFTKWRYSAFFKSDLLERMRRHGRDQLIVCGVYAHVGVLASAVEAYTHDIETFLVADAVADFGADEHRMALEYAARTCAVVTTAKEILE, encoded by the coding sequence ATGCCTGGCATCCCGCCCATCGCGCCCTACCCGATGCCGACCAGCGGCGACCTGCCCGCCCGCATACCCCGTTGGACGGTCGACCCCGACCGGGCCGTGTTGCTCGTGCACGACATGCAGCGCTACTTCCTGCGGCCGCTGCCCGACGCCCTGCGCGCCGACCTCGTCCGCAACACCGCGGCGCTGCGCGAGCACTGCGCCCGCACCGGCATACCCGTCGCCTACACAGCACAGCCGGGCGGTATGACGCCCGAGGAGCGCGGACTGCTCAACGACTTCTGGGGTCCCGGCATGCACGTCGATCCCGCCGACCGCGAGGTGGTCGAGCCGCTGACCCCGGCCGACGGCGACTGGGTGTTCACCAAGTGGCGCTACAGCGCCTTCTTCAAGTCCGACCTGCTTGAGCGCATGCGTCGGCACGGCCGCGATCAGCTCATCGTGTGCGGCGTGTACGCGCATGTGGGGGTGCTGGCGAGCGCCGTGGAGGCCTACACCCACGACATCGAGACGTTCCTCGTGGCCGACGCCGTCGCCGACTTCGGCGCCGACGAGCACCGCATGGCCCTGGAGTACGCGGCGCGCACCTGCGCCGTCGTCACCACCGCGAAGGAGATCCTCGAATGA
- a CDS encoding 2,3-dihydro-2,3-dihydroxybenzoate dehydrogenase codes for MQDKTAIVTGAAGGIGGAVAAALAGRGVRVAAVDRDAHRLQQRAAEANAAGHAVTAFPADVTDADAVRTLVDTVERTLGPVDFLVNAAGVLHLGTVIGFGDEEWARTFAVNTTGVFHLSRAVAERMVPRRTGAIVTVASNAARTPRAEMAAYAASKAAAAQFTKSLGVELAPYGIRCNVVGPGSTDTPMLSSMWQDASGREATVRGRPEVYRLGIPLGRIARPENIADAVVFLLSDAAAHITLHDLTVDGGATLGA; via the coding sequence ATGCAGGACAAGACAGCCATCGTCACGGGAGCGGCGGGCGGGATCGGCGGCGCGGTCGCCGCGGCCCTCGCCGGGAGAGGCGTCAGGGTCGCCGCGGTCGACCGCGACGCGCACCGACTCCAGCAGCGGGCCGCCGAGGCGAACGCGGCCGGGCACGCGGTGACGGCGTTCCCCGCCGACGTCACGGACGCCGATGCCGTGCGGACCCTGGTCGACACCGTCGAGCGGACCCTCGGCCCCGTCGACTTCCTCGTCAACGCGGCCGGGGTGCTGCACCTCGGCACGGTCATCGGTTTCGGCGACGAGGAGTGGGCCCGCACGTTCGCGGTGAACACGACCGGCGTCTTCCACCTGTCCCGGGCCGTGGCGGAGCGGATGGTGCCCCGCCGTACGGGAGCGATCGTGACGGTGGCCTCCAACGCGGCCCGCACCCCGCGCGCCGAGATGGCCGCTTACGCCGCGTCCAAGGCGGCGGCCGCCCAGTTCACCAAGTCCCTCGGGGTCGAGCTCGCCCCGTACGGCATCCGCTGCAACGTCGTGGGGCCGGGATCGACCGATACCCCGATGCTCAGCTCGATGTGGCAGGACGCGTCCGGCCGCGAGGCCACCGTCCGGGGCCGCCCCGAGGTGTACCGCCTGGGCATTCCGCTGGGCCGGATCGCCCGGCCCGAGAACATCGCCGACGCCGTGGTGTTCCTGCTGTCCGACGCGGCGGCGCACATCACCCTGCACGACCTGACGGTCGACGGCGGAGCCACCCTCGGCGCCTAG
- a CDS encoding 3-deoxy-7-phosphoheptulonate synthase, with translation MDNALLDLRYKEALQQPLWEDPAQVARVRRELAARPALVRAEDVAALRSRLAEVAAGEAHVVQAGDCAEDPDDCTARHVARKCAVLDLLAGALKLTTGRPVIRVGRLAGQFGKPRSQPTETVAGRELPVYRGHMVNGPEPDPESRRPDPLRLLTGYMAADDIMGHLGWTGTRRAAGAEPRVWTSHEALLLDYELPMLRRTEDGGLLLASTHFPWIGERTRGLDGAHVALLAEVVNPVACKVGPGMTADELVRLCERLDPLREPGRLTLIARTGADRAADVLPRLVAAVHAQGHPAIWLTDPLHGNTVSAPDGRKRRYTDTVRQEIEAFQAAVRAAGGIAGGLHLETTPDDVLECLPGGPATAGGEPTGAYTSLCDPRLNPAQATAVVAAWRP, from the coding sequence GTGGACAACGCCCTGCTCGACCTCCGGTACAAGGAGGCCCTGCAGCAGCCGCTCTGGGAGGACCCGGCCCAAGTGGCGCGGGTGCGCAGGGAACTCGCCGCGCGCCCCGCCCTCGTACGGGCCGAGGACGTGGCGGCCTTGCGGTCGCGCCTCGCCGAGGTCGCCGCCGGCGAGGCCCATGTGGTCCAGGCCGGTGACTGCGCCGAGGACCCTGACGACTGCACGGCCCGGCACGTCGCACGCAAGTGTGCCGTCCTGGACCTGCTGGCCGGAGCGCTCAAGCTGACCACGGGCCGTCCGGTGATCCGGGTGGGACGACTGGCGGGGCAGTTCGGCAAACCGCGCTCGCAGCCGACCGAGACGGTCGCCGGGCGTGAACTGCCCGTGTACCGGGGCCACATGGTCAACGGCCCCGAGCCCGACCCGGAGAGCCGCCGCCCGGACCCACTGCGGCTGCTCACGGGCTACATGGCCGCCGACGACATCATGGGCCACCTCGGATGGACCGGGACCCGGCGCGCCGCCGGGGCCGAGCCCCGGGTGTGGACCAGCCACGAGGCCCTGCTGCTCGACTACGAACTGCCCATGCTGCGCCGCACCGAGGACGGCGGCCTGCTGCTCGCCTCGACGCACTTCCCGTGGATCGGTGAGCGCACACGCGGCCTGGACGGCGCGCACGTGGCGCTGCTCGCCGAAGTGGTCAACCCGGTGGCCTGCAAAGTAGGCCCGGGCATGACCGCCGACGAGCTGGTCCGCCTGTGCGAGCGCCTCGACCCGCTGCGGGAGCCCGGTCGGCTGACCCTGATCGCCCGCACGGGCGCGGACCGGGCGGCCGACGTCCTGCCGCGCCTGGTCGCCGCCGTCCACGCCCAGGGGCACCCGGCGATCTGGCTCACCGATCCCCTGCACGGCAACACCGTCTCGGCCCCCGACGGGCGCAAGCGGCGCTACACGGACACCGTCCGGCAGGAGATCGAGGCGTTCCAGGCAGCCGTGCGCGCGGCGGGCGGCATCGCCGGTGGACTGCATCTGGAGACCACACCGGACGACGTCCTCGAATGCCTGCCGGGCGGCCCCGCCACGGCCGGCGGGGAGCCGACCGGCGCGTACACCAGCCTCTGCGACCCCCGGCTCAACCCCGCCCAGGCGACCGCCGTCGTGGCGGCGTGGCGGCCCTGA
- the fabG gene encoding 3-oxoacyl-[acyl-carrier-protein] reductase produces MSAPSAPATARPVALVTGGSRGIGRAVVARLAREGHDVAFCYRSNEAAAKEAADTAVAAGARVHLGAVDVTDPVRAREFVAETERELGPVHTVVSGAGITRDRPLALMEDTEWRDVLSTNLDGTYAICRAAIYRMMRRKTGSVITLSSVAGVYGNATQTNYSASKAGIIGFTRALAKECGPYGVRANVVAPGFIDTDMTAALGDTARDRLRERIPLARFGAPDDVAHLVAFLASDRAAYITGQVLGVDGGLVV; encoded by the coding sequence ATGAGCGCGCCGTCCGCCCCCGCCACGGCCCGGCCCGTGGCCCTGGTCACCGGCGGCTCCCGCGGCATCGGACGAGCTGTCGTGGCACGACTCGCCAGGGAAGGCCACGACGTGGCGTTCTGCTACCGCTCGAACGAAGCCGCCGCGAAGGAAGCGGCCGACACGGCGGTCGCGGCCGGAGCCCGCGTGCACCTCGGCGCCGTCGACGTCACCGACCCCGTGCGGGCACGGGAGTTCGTCGCCGAGACGGAACGCGAACTCGGCCCGGTGCACACGGTGGTCAGCGGCGCGGGTATCACCCGGGACCGGCCCCTCGCTCTCATGGAGGACACCGAGTGGCGCGACGTGCTGTCCACCAACCTCGACGGCACCTACGCGATCTGCCGGGCCGCGATCTACCGCATGATGCGCCGGAAGACCGGCAGCGTCATCACGCTGTCCTCCGTCGCCGGCGTGTACGGCAACGCCACCCAGACCAACTACTCCGCGTCGAAGGCCGGAATCATCGGCTTCACCCGGGCCCTCGCCAAGGAGTGCGGCCCCTACGGCGTACGCGCCAACGTCGTCGCCCCCGGCTTCATCGACACCGACATGACCGCGGCGCTGGGGGACACGGCACGCGACCGGCTCAGGGAACGCATACCGCTGGCCCGGTTCGGCGCCCCCGACGACGTCGCCCACCTCGTCGCCTTTCTCGCCTCCGACCGCGCCGCGTACATCACCGGCCAGGTCCTCGGCGTCGACGGCGGACTGGTCGTGTGA
- a CDS encoding acyl carrier protein: protein MSHSTSTPVDLEELRALMAVTFELAPEEITDDAHFTRDLGMDSLITLEIATRLEDRYGVDVTDEELKSISTLGGVHELVRRKLAAA, encoded by the coding sequence ATGTCCCACAGCACCTCCACCCCCGTCGACCTGGAAGAACTGCGCGCGCTGATGGCCGTCACCTTCGAGCTCGCGCCCGAGGAGATCACGGACGACGCCCACTTCACGCGGGACCTGGGCATGGACTCCCTCATCACCCTGGAGATCGCCACCCGCCTGGAAGACCGCTACGGCGTCGACGTCACCGACGAGGAGCTCAAGAGCATCAGCACCCTGGGCGGCGTGCACGAGCTGGTCCGGCGCAAGCTCGCGGCCGCATGA
- a CDS encoding beta-ketoacyl synthase N-terminal-like domain-containing protein: MNNEPTAQPSAVVVTGAGLAVPGLTGPADLLYSTDGGEPFDPETALKGRDLRHKDRATRLALRAVEPALRDAGLYGPDGPRFDGARTAVVVSSNTGNLDSVCAYVDTAARHTSRALSATGLPQTSTSAIAGWIAGAFGLRGPAVTLSNGTTSGLDALQWGRNLIAADRADTVVVTGVEPHNDVVHKLLGARAVDGAATVVLESAAHAAGRRGRARAVWRGHDRGRHPADVLHTVLDPGAGPVGLWLTGSPEPDRAHLPPDTPVVALRQTLGECGGALGVLQCAAAVAHFDGGGDGLVLATAHAADASAAVAFTPPRTAA, from the coding sequence GTGAACAACGAACCGACGGCACAGCCGTCCGCCGTGGTGGTGACCGGAGCGGGACTCGCCGTGCCCGGCCTCACCGGCCCGGCAGACCTCCTGTACTCGACCGACGGCGGTGAGCCGTTCGACCCGGAGACCGCCCTCAAGGGCCGCGACCTGCGGCACAAGGACCGCGCGACCCGTCTCGCCCTGCGCGCGGTCGAACCGGCGCTGCGCGACGCCGGGTTGTACGGGCCCGACGGTCCGCGGTTCGACGGCGCGCGCACCGCCGTCGTCGTCAGCTCCAACACCGGCAACCTCGACAGCGTCTGCGCCTACGTCGACACGGCCGCGCGGCACACCTCGCGCGCGCTGAGCGCGACGGGCCTGCCGCAGACCTCCACCAGCGCCATCGCGGGGTGGATCGCCGGCGCCTTCGGCCTGCGCGGCCCCGCGGTGACCCTCAGCAACGGCACGACGAGCGGCCTCGACGCGCTTCAGTGGGGCCGCAACCTGATCGCCGCCGACCGCGCCGACACCGTCGTCGTCACGGGCGTCGAACCGCACAACGACGTGGTGCACAAGCTGTTGGGCGCCCGGGCCGTGGACGGCGCGGCCACCGTCGTACTGGAATCCGCCGCGCACGCGGCCGGGCGCCGCGGCCGGGCACGTGCCGTGTGGCGGGGCCACGACCGCGGCCGCCACCCCGCCGACGTCCTGCACACGGTGCTCGACCCCGGCGCCGGACCGGTCGGCCTGTGGCTGACCGGCTCACCGGAACCCGACCGGGCGCACCTGCCGCCGGACACGCCGGTCGTCGCGCTGCGGCAGACCTTGGGGGAGTGCGGCGGAGCGCTCGGCGTCCTGCAGTGCGCCGCCGCGGTCGCCCACTTCGACGGCGGGGGCGACGGCCTGGTGCTCGCCACCGCCCACGCGGCGGACGCGTCAGCCGCGGTGGCCTTCACGCCGCCCCGTACGGCCGCCTGA